A stretch of the Oceanicola sp. D3 genome encodes the following:
- a CDS encoding LacI family DNA-binding transcriptional regulator, with protein sequence MKRPTIPDLAKAAGVSVSTVNRVLNQPESVRAPTKERVLTAAEEIGFYGLGTIEHAVKSTRTTHRLGVLLQRGSRAFYRNLGDAVGAAAEAYEGHKIELTVEFLEDLTPERVAKHILTMGEHCEALAIVAPQHPLVADAIDSVLATGVPIVSLIGPLTAQGNISFVGLDNWKVGRTAAWAFDKMVREPGEIGVLVGSHRLRNQEMNESGFRSYFREHNAKFSVLEPLPTYESAAVAREHVEKLLTDRPNLCGLYISGGGVTGAIAALRAMPKRDDFVAVGYELFDDTRAALIDGTLSMIISHPMKRFARETIATLMKAKTGGPDGGAHRVTFGFEISTPESV encoded by the coding sequence ATGAAGAGACCAACGATCCCTGACCTCGCAAAGGCCGCTGGCGTGTCGGTCTCCACGGTGAACCGTGTGCTCAATCAGCCGGAGTCCGTGCGCGCCCCGACCAAGGAGCGGGTTCTGACCGCAGCGGAAGAAATCGGGTTTTACGGCCTCGGAACGATAGAGCATGCCGTCAAGTCCACCCGCACCACGCACCGGCTGGGCGTGCTCTTGCAAAGGGGGTCACGGGCTTTCTATCGCAATCTGGGTGATGCTGTTGGCGCGGCCGCAGAGGCTTATGAAGGCCACAAGATCGAGCTTACCGTCGAGTTTCTTGAAGATCTGACACCCGAGAGGGTCGCCAAGCACATTCTCACGATGGGCGAACATTGCGAAGCCCTGGCCATTGTCGCGCCCCAGCACCCGCTCGTCGCAGATGCCATCGACTCGGTCTTGGCAACCGGCGTGCCGATTGTGTCTCTCATCGGCCCGCTGACAGCGCAGGGCAACATCAGCTTTGTCGGGCTCGACAACTGGAAGGTCGGGCGAACCGCTGCCTGGGCCTTTGACAAGATGGTGCGTGAACCCGGCGAGATCGGCGTGCTTGTCGGCTCTCACCGGCTTCGGAACCAAGAGATGAACGAAAGCGGCTTTCGGTCCTACTTCCGCGAGCACAACGCCAAGTTCTCCGTTCTCGAACCGCTCCCCACCTACGAATCCGCCGCTGTCGCGCGTGAGCACGTGGAAAAGCTGCTCACCGACCGCCCAAACCTCTGCGGCCTCTACATTTCCGGCGGCGGTGTCACGGGCGCAATTGCCGCGCTGAGGGCGATGCCGAAGCGAGATGACTTTGTTGCCGTCGGCTACGAACTCTTCGACGATACACGCGCCGCCCTGATCGACGGCACCCTCTCCATGATCATCTCGCACCCGATGAAGCGCTTCGCCCGCGAAACCATCGCCACGCTGATGAAGGCCAAAACCGGCGGCCCCGATGGTGGGGCACATCGGGTCACATTCGGCTTCGAGATCTCCACGCCGGAAAGCGTCTGA